Proteins encoded by one window of Lates calcarifer isolate ASB-BC8 linkage group LG5, TLL_Latcal_v3, whole genome shotgun sequence:
- the LOC108888467 gene encoding ATP synthase membrane subunit K, mitochondrial — translation MPTSPVKTRIPLTSFGHLITEVKRQLLGIEAPASVELTGWRKYFNSYTLQGRRNCVLATYGILAVTAAAYFMHRQNKKETPSSTA, via the exons ATGCCGACGTCTCCTGTTAAAACGCGGATCCCCCTCACCAGCTTTGGTCATCTGATAACAGAGGTGAAG agacAGCTGCTTGGCATTGAGGCCCCAGCTTCTGTGGAACTGACTGGTTGGAGGAAATACTTTAATAGCTACACTCTGCAGGGTCGTCGAAAT TGTGTCTTGGCTACTTATGGGATCTTGGCTGTAACAGCAGCTGCCTACTTCATGcacaggcaaaacaaaaaagaaacgCCCAGTTCCACGGCCTGA